The Tessaracoccus aquimaris sequence GGCGAGCGAGTGGCGGGTGCGCTGGTCGCCGTGCAGCATCCGCTCGACCAGCTCCGGCCGCACGTCCCGGCGCTGCGCCACGGCCCAGGTCGCGCCCTCGCGGACCCCGTCTGCCGGGTCGCTCAGCAGTTCGATCAGCACGTCGACGGGCGCCCGGGGGGCGTCGGTGAGCGTCGTGCGGAACCGTACCGAAGCGTCCGGGTGGCGCAGTCGCTGCGTCAGTTCGATGGCGCCGAGCACCTCATCCCAGCCGGTGTCCGCCGCGGCCTGCAGCCTCCGCAGGGTGGCCAGCAATTCGCGTTCCTCCGCGATCCTCGCCTCGACGACCTCCGCGTGACGCCCCAGCAGTTCGGCGGCGTCGACCCCCTCGTCGAGAGCGGCGGCGACCTCGGTCAGCGACAGGCCCAACGCCTTGAGTTGCTGGATGGAGAACAACCGATCCAGGTCGGCGCGCGAGTACAGCCGGTAGTCGACGTCGGTGCGACCGCTGGGCTGCAGCAACCCGATCTCGTCGTAGTGGCGAAGCGTCCGGTGCGTCAGCCCCGTGCGGCGCGCCACCTCCCCGATGCGCAGCCAGTCGTCCACTTCCTCACTCCTTGGCCGAGCGGCGCAGGTCGAGCACCCCGAGGGCGTCCGCGAGCGAGGCGACCTCGACGACCTTCAGCCCGCCGAGCCGCGGCACCTTGACGGTGACGTCGCGGGAACCGGTCGGCACGATGGCCAGTTCGAAGCCGAGCCGGGCGGCCTCCGCGAGACGGCGTTCCACGCCGGGCACCCGCCGAAGGTCGCCCGCGAGGCCGACCTCGCCGAGCGCGAGCAGGCGCCGCGGGTAGTGCCGGTCGAGGGACGCGGAGGCGATGGCGATGGCGGCCGACAGGTCGACGGACGGGTCGGTGACGCGCGCGCCCCCGACCGTTGAGACGTACACGTCGACGGCGGACAGCGGAAGGCGCGCCTTGCGTTCCAGCACGGCGAGCACCATCGCGATGCGCGAGTTGTCGAGGCCGTGCGTGGTGCGCCTCGGCGAAGACTGGTTCGGGGAGGGGGCGACCAGCGCCTGGATCTCCGCGAGCAGCGGGCGGCGGCCCTCCAACGTGACGGTGACGCAGGTGCCGGGGACCGGCTCGGAGTGAGCGGTGGTGAACAGGCCCGACGGGTCGGGCACCTCCACGATGCCCGTCTCGCTCATCTCGAAGCAGCCCACCTCGTCTGCAGGGCCGAAGCGGTTCTTCGTGGCGCGCACCATCCGGAAGCCGGAGTGCCTGTCGCCCTCGAACGTCAGCACCACATCGACGAGGTGCTCAAGCGTGCGAGGCCCCGCGATGGCGCCGTCCTTGGTGACGTGGCCGACGACGATCACCGCCATCGCCTCGCGCTTGGCGACCCGGGCAAGCGCGCCTGTCACCTCCCGCACCTGGGACGGCCCGCCGGGGGCGCCGTCGGCCTCGGCCGTCGCGATCGTCTGCACCGAGTCGATCACCAGCAGCGAAGGGCGGACCGACTCCACATGGCCGAGCACGGTGCCGAGGTCGTTCTCGGAGGCGAGGTACAGCGAGTCGTCGATCGCCCCGGTGCGCTCGGCTCGCAACCGGACCTGCGACGCGGACTCCTCGCCGGAGATGTAGAGCGTCGTCTCGCCGGAACGGGCCCACTTGGCGGCGACGTCGAGCAGCAGCGTCGACTTCCCGACGCCCGGCTCGCCGGCCAGCAGCACGACCGCCCCCGGCACCAGGCCGTCGCCCAGCACCCGGTCGAGTTCGGCGATGGTGGTCAGCTTCCGCGCCGCCTTGTCGGTGGGGACCTGCGAGATCGGGACGGCCTTGTCAACAGGCACCGACGAGGCGACCGACCTCAGCTTCGGCGCGCCGCGTTCGGCGACGGTTCCCCACGCCTGGCACTCTCCGCACCGCCCGACCCAGCGGGTCGATGTCCAACCGCATTCCGTGCACGCGTACGTGTCCTGCTTCTTCGCCACGGAACGAGACTAGGCGAGGGGACCGACGAAACGCGACGGAGGCCGTCCCCAGCGGGTGGGAACGGCCTCCGTCGTCAAGGAATCTCAGATGGTGATCAGGTCGCCGGCCGGGTTACGGAAGGTGACCGAGTTGATGCCGGGCATGCCGCGCGGGGCGACCAGGTCGAGCGCGACGCCGTCGAGTTCGTCACCGACCTCGATGCCGAGCCACTCGGAGAGGCGGTCGGCAGAGCCCGAGATCTGCATGGAGTCGAGCGAGACGTCGCCGGGCAGCGCGCCGGGGCGCAGCGAGTCGTCGGACTTCCACTCCAGGAAGTAGGGCAACTGCGGGTCGGCGATGAGGCCTCGGATGCCGATCTGCGACCACTCGAGGCGGCGACCGTCGGGGAACTGGCGCGAGCCGGGGACGGCGGAGCGCTCGAGGCGCAACTCATAAGCGGAGATGTCGGCGACGCTGACCACCCAACCGAGCCAGCCGCCGCCCATGTCGGAGCGGGCGCGCACGGCCTGCCCGAAGGCGGCCTTGTCTGCGGCCGGGTGGTCGAGGACCTCGACGACCTCGATGTAGCGGGCGTCAGTGAGCGGAATGATGTGGTTGCGCGTGCCGAATCTCGGATGGAACCCGCCATCCTTGTATTCCGTGCCCAGCGCCTCGGCGAGCCGGGTCGCCTCCGCCTTGAGGCCGTCCGGACCGGTCGCAAACATGAGATGGTCGACGTGCATGGAGCCATTGTCTCCCCACGGGTAGGCCAACAAGAAATCGGGGCGCTGGTGGCCGCCGTCGCCCACGGTGGTATCCGGTGGTGGGAGAGGCGTACGGGTAGGGTTGTCGGCGTGCCACAGTCGAAGATCCTGCTCTCGACCACCTCGGTCTATCCCGAGGCCTCCACAAGCGCGTTCGAACTGGCCTCCGACCTCGGATTCGACGGCGTCGAGTTGATGGTCGGCGTCGACTCGCTGTCGACGGACATCGACTCGGTAGCCAAGCTCGCCGACTACCACGGCGTCCCCGTCATGTCCGTGCACGCCCCGACGCTGCTCGTCACGCAGGGCACCTGGGGCTCGGACTCCTGGGACAAGTTGCGGCGCTCCGGCGAGGCCGTGGCGCGGCTCGGCGGCAACGTGGTCGTCGTCCACCCGCCGTTCCGGTGGCAGCGCGAGTACGGGGCGGGCTTCGTGGCGGGCATCAAGGACCTCAACGCGACCTCAGAGGTGATGTTCGCCGTCGAGAACATGTACCCGTGGCGCACCCCCGGTCGGCACTTCCAGGCGTACCTCCCCGGCTGGGACCCCACACCGTACGACTACGACCATCTGACGCTCGACCTGTCGCACGCGTCGACGTCGCAGCGGCAGTCGCTCGATCTGGTGCACGCCTGGGGCAAGCGCCTGGCGCACGTGCACCTGACCGACGGCCGCGGCTCGTTCAAGGACGAACACCTGATGCCGGGCGAGGGTGACCAGGCGGCCTGGGAACTCGTCGAGTACCTGGCGCGCACCGGGTACACGGGCCACATCGTGCTGGAGGTCTCCTCGCGGCGGGCCAGGTCGCGCCACGAGCGTGAGGTGCTGCTGGGGGAGTCGCTCGAGTCGATCCGCAAGGCGGTCGCCGCCGGGCTGGCGGGGGCATGATGGCAAAGATCAACCGCGCCGTGCGGCGCCTCATCCGGTCGCGCTCCGTCCAGGAGGCGGCCATGGCCAGCCCCGCGGCCGAGGAGTTCGCGCGCAACTACGTCGCGGGTCGCGACCTCGACGAGGCGATGCCCGTCATGCGCAGGCTGCACGGTCAGGGTCTGCTGCTTTCGCTGGCGTATCTGCCCACGTCTGACTCCGAGTCCGAGACCCCAGGCATGCTCCTGACGACGCTTGACCGGCTCGGCGAGCTGGCCGAGGGGACCGAGCTGTCCATCAAGCCCTCCTCGCTCGGGCTGCGCGACAATGCGGCGAGCGCGGCGTCCCGGTTGGCGGAGATCTGCGGCTCGGCGCGCGAGCGACGCGCGTTCGTCACGCTCGAGATGCAGGGCTGCGGCGAGTACGTCGAGACGCTGAGGCTGTGGCGCTCGACCCGGGAGCACTTCCCCGATCTTGGCGTGACGCTGCCCTCCGACATCCGGCGCAGCGAGCGCGAGGTCGCCGCCGTGTCGGCCGAGGGCGCCCGGGTGCGGCTGTGCGTCGGCTCCTACCCGGTGCCCCGCGCGGCGGCGCTGCCCGGCGAGCAGGCCAAGTCCCTGGCGTTGGTCCGCTGCATCAGGCGGGCGATGGAGGACGGCGGCTACGCGATGATCGCGTCGCACGACCCGACGATCATCGCGATCGGGCAGGAGGTCGCGGCGCGCAACTCGCTGCCGCGCACCGGGTTCGAGTACCAGATGTTCTACGGTGTGCGTCCACTCGAGCAGCGCAGGCTTGCCGACATCGGCTACCTGTCGCGCACCTACCTTCCCTACGGGCCGGGGTGGTTCGAGTACCTGTCGACCCGGATCGCCGCACGGCCGCGCACCATGTTCAGCTACCTGCGCGCGGTGGGGGACAAGCGGTGACCACGCCGCTGGCCGCTGAGGTCGGGGTCTCGCGCCGGACGCTCGGGTGGGAGATGGGCGTCGTGCTGCTGCTCTCGCTGGGGCAGTCGGCCGTCTACTCGATCCTGCGGATCGTCGATCTGCTCACCCGCGAGCAGGCGCTGTCGCAGCAGCAGACCACCATGAACACGGCCCAGGTGCCCGACCGGCCGTGGCTCGACGCGCTGTATCAGGTCGCCAACATCGTCTTCCCCCTGATGCCGGTTGTGCTGTGCCTCTACCTGCTGTGGGCGGTCTACCGGCCGGCTGAAGGGCCGTTCCGGGCGATGGGCTTCGACCTGCGACACCCGGGCTTCGACCTGGCGAAGGGTTTCGGGATCTTCGCAGGGATCGGCGTGCTCGGGTTGGCGTTCTACCTGTTCGCGGTCGCGATCGGGATCAACACGCAGATCAACACCTCCGGGCTCCAGTTCACCGTCGTCAACGTGGTGGTGCTGATCCTCCGGGCGATCATGAACGGCGTCCTCGAGGAGGTCGTGATGGTCGGCTACCTCTTCACGCGCTGGGCCCAACTTGGCGGAAACATGTGGGTGATGGTGGTCGTCAGCGCCGTGATCCGGGGCGGCTACCACCTGTATCAGGGCTTCGGCGGCTTCATCGGGAACCTGGTGATGGGACTCGTCTTCGGTGCCCTGTTCCTGAAGTGGTTGAAGGGTCGCGTGATGCCGCTGGTGGTCACGCACTCCCTGCTCGACATCGTCGCCTTCCTCGGCGCCCCGCTGCTTCCCTGGCTGATGTCCCTGATCGGACGCTGACCCAAAGGGTCGCGCGGCGCGGCGTGGACCCGTGAGGGTGACCTCCCGCGGATCGGCCTAGAATCGGGCCATGCGTGTTGGAGTCTTTGGCGCGACCGGACAGGTCGGCGGCGTGATGCGTCGCCTCCTCGAGGAGCGCAACTATCCCGTCGATCAGATCCGTTACTTCGCCTCCTCGAGGTCGGCAGGCAGCAAGCTGCCGTGGAAGGACACGGAGGTCGTCGTCGAGGACATCGCGACCGCCGACTTCGCCGGCCTCGACGTGGCACTGTTCTCGGCAGGCGGGTCGACGTCGAAGCAGTACGCCGAGCGGGTCGCCGCTGCAGGCGCCACCGTGATCGACAACTCCAGCGCGTGGCGGATGGACCCCCGCGTCCCGCTGATCGTCTCCGAGGTCAACCCGGGCGACGTCGCCGCCGCGGAGATCGGCATCATCGCCAACCCGAACTGCACCACCATGGCGGCCATGCCCGTCATCAAGCCCCTGCACGACGCGGCGGGCCTCGAGGCGATGCAGGTCACCACCTTCCAGGCCGTCTCCGGCTCCGGGCTCAAGGGCGTCGAGGCGCTCGCGACGCAGTTCGGCCAGATCGACGACCCGCGGGTCCTCGCGCACGACGGCTCCGCCTTCCAGCCGGGCGACACCGCCCCCTACGTCGCGCCCATCGCCTACAACGTGGTCGCGCTCGCGGGAAGCATCGTCGACGACGGCGAGGGCGAGACCGACGAGGAGAAGAAGCTTCGCAACGAGTCGCGCAAGATCCTGCACCTGCCGGACCTGCTCGTCGCGGGCACCTGCGTGCGGGTCCCGGTCTTCTCCGGCCACTCGCTGAGCGTGCACGCCCGCTTCGACCGCGACATCACCCCCGACGAGGCGCGCGAACTGCTCGCCGCCGCACCAGGGGTCGAACTGGCCGATGTGCCGACCCCGCTGCTCGCTGCGGGGGCCGACCCGTCGCTCGTCGGCCGGATCCGCCAGGATCAGTCCATCGAGGGTAAGAAGGGCCTCGTGCTCTTCCTCAGCAACGACAACCTGCGCAAGGGCGCCGCCCTCAACGCGATCCAGATCGCCGAACTGCTGGTCCGATGAGGATCGCCGTCATCGGCGCGGGCGCCATGGGGGAGGCGCTGCTGTCGGGATGGATCGCCTCCGGAGTCGCCCCCACCGACATCGCCATCGTGGACGCCTACCCGCCGCGGGTGGTCGAGCTTGAGGAGCGGCACGGCGTCACCGGCGTCGACCTTGCTGCGGCAGCGGGGCAGGCCGAGACGCTCGTGCTCGCCGTCAAGCCGTACCAGATGGACGCCATCCTGGCCGAGCTCGCGGGGCACCTCCACGACGACGCCCTCGTGGTCTCCATCGCCGCCGGCGTCTCCCTCGACCGGCTCCAGAAGGCGCTGCCCGGCGTCTCCGTGGTGCGAGTGATGCCCAACACCCCGGCGCTGGTCGGAAAGGGCATGGCGGGCATCGTCCCCGGAGCGGAGGCCAGCGCGGCTCAGGTCGACCGGGTGCAGGAACTCCTCGACGCCGTCGGCCGCTCGATCATCACCGACGAGGCGCACCTCGATGCCCTCACAGCGCTCTCCGGTTCCGGGCCCGCCTACCTCTTCTACGTCGCGGAGGCGATGATCGAGGGCGGCGTGCACCAGGGGCTGACCCGACCAGAGGCCACCGCGCTTGTCAACCAGACGTTCGTCGGCGCGGCCGCCATGCTCGCCGAGTCGGGCAGGTCGGCCACCGTGCTGCGGGAGATGGTCACCTCGCCGGCCGGGACGACCGCCGCGGCCCTGCGCAGCCTCGACGACCACGGGGTGCGGGCCGCGTTCCTGGACGCCGTGCAGGCGTGCGCCCGTCGTGGCGCGGAAATGGCCACCGAATAGCGGCGTCTACAGCTCCCGGAACGTGACCGGACGGCGGCAATTGTCCGTTCTCCCGCGACCGGGTTAAGATTTGGGGTCTGACCGGCACGGCCGGGCAACACACACATCCGGGTGGAACAGCCCGGCGATGAAAGGCAAACAGTGGGTTCTGTTATCAAGAAGCGCCGCAAGCGTATGGCGAAGAAGAAGCACCGCAAGCTGCTGAAGCGCACGCGCATTCAGCGTCGCCGCGCTGGCAAGTAGTGCACCCAGCCCCGCGGGTCCTTCTCCTGACGCGTTCCGGCTGCCACCTGTGCGTGGACGCCGAGGTCAGTGTGCGATCGACCTGCGAGGAACTAGGTGTGGGCTGGCGCCTGCTCGACGTCGACACCGATGAGCAACTGAAGGCGAAGTACACCGACCACGTGCCGGTGACCTTCGTCGATCAGGAGTTGCTCGGATACTGGTTCGTCGACGACGAGGCCTTGCGCGAGGCCCTCCGCCGCGGCACCCCCCGACCCATCACCGACGACTGGTTGCTGGCGCACCACTGAAACGGAAAACTTCGTGACTGAGTCTTTGCACCCCGTGTCTCCGGCCTCGCCGCCGGAGTATGAAGCGACCAGTGGGTCCGTCACCTTCGTCGGCTCCGGCCCCGGCGACCTCGGCCTCCTGACCCTCTCGGGTTCCAGGGCGCTGACGTTCGCCGACGTGATCATCGTCGATCCCGCGATCGACGTCGACCACGTGAGGGCGCTCGTCTCCGCGCACTCGCAGATCCGCGTGTCCAAAGGCGACGAGGACGCGGGCCTGATCCTGCGCTCCATCGCGCAGGGCCTGAAGGTGGTGCGGCTGCACAGCGGCGACTACTTCACCGACGCGGACGCCGACTCCGTCCTGGCTGAGGTCCTCACGCAGGCGGGCCTGCACGCGAACGTGGTGCCCGGCGTCAACCGGTGGAGCGCCGCCCTGTCCTACGGCGCGGTGACGGCCTCCGCCGCCTTCGCGGCGCTCGACGCGACCCTTGGGGTGCCCGACGTCGAGGAGTGGCCGCACGCCCAGACGCTGATCATCCGCGCCAAAGGATCCGACTCGGCGCGCGTGGCGTCGGCGGCCACCCAGCGCTACACCTCCAACGGCACGGTGTTGTCGCTTGAGAAGATGGGCACCACCTCGCAGGTCAGCGACTTGATCACCTGGCGCGACGTCACGGTCTCCGACGCGGACGAGCGGTTCTTCATCGTCGGTCCCGGCATCGACGAGAACCATCGCAGCCGGTTCGCCTGGTTCGAGGGCAAGCCGCTGTTCGACTGGCGCGTCATCGTGCCGCGCACGAAGGACGACCTCAACTCGCTCATCGAGGAACTGGACCACTACGGCGCGACGAGCGAGATCGTGGCCACCATGTCCATCGAGCCGCCCCGCACGGAGCAGGCCATGGAGAAGGCGGTCCGCGGGCTGGTCGACGGGCGCTACCTGTGGCTCGTGTTCACCTCCCCGCACGCCGTCACCGCTATCGCGGAGCGGCTCACCGAGTACGGCCTCGACTCGCGCGCTCTGTCAGGCATCAGCCTGGCAGCAGTCGGAAGCGGGACCACCGAGGCGCTCGCACGGCTCGGCCTCGTTCCCGACCTGACGCCGGTCGTGGAGAACACCACCGGCGCGCTCGCCAACGAGTTCCCCGCATACGACGACCTGATCGACCCGCTCAACCGGGTCCTGGTGCCGAGCGCCGACGTCGCCGTCGAACCACTCCTCGTTGGGCTCAGCCGGCTCGGCTGGGACGTCGAGGAGGTCACCGCCTACCGCACGGTGCGCGCCGCGCCTCCGCCCGCGGATGTGCGCGACGACATCAAGACCGGCATGTTCGACGCGGTCCTCTTCACCTCCGCGACCGCCGTGCGCAACATGATCGGCATCGCTGGCAAGCCGCACGCCGCGACCGTTGTCGCCGCGATCGGCCCCGCCACCGCCGCCGCGTGCGAGATGCACGGCCTGCGCGTCGACGTCGTCGCGGAGACCCCGACGTTCGAGTCGGTGGCCGAGGCGCTCGCCCGGTTCGCCGACCGGCGCCGCGCCGACCAGGTCGCCGCGGGCCTCCCGACCACCAAGCCGTCGCAGCGCAAGCGCCGTAAGCGCCGCAAGGTTGTTGAACCAGCCGAATAGCCGAATATGGTGAGTGACGTGGAAAATGCGAGCATCGTGCACGTCATGCGGCACGGCCAGGTCGAAAACCCGACGGGTGTGCTGTACGGGAGGCTGCCAGGCTTCGCCCTGTCTGCCCTCGGACGCGAGATGGCGGAACGGATGGGCCAGTACTGGGCCGACGTCCCCCTGACCCATCTGAGGTGCTCGCCGCTGCAGCGGGCACAGGAGACCATGGCCCCCACCGCGGCCCGGCATGCCGACCTGACGATCGTCCCCGACGACCGCGTGATCGAGGCGGAGAACCGCTTCGAGGGCATGACCTTCGGCAAGGACAACGCGGCGCTTCGCAACCCCCGGATGTTCTGGCACATGCGCAATCCGCTCCGCCCCAGTTGGGGCGAGCCGTACACCGCGATCGCCGCCCGGATGCGGGCCGCGATCGGCGACGCCGCCGTCGCTGCAGGCGTCGGAGGGCAGGCGCTGATCGTCAGCCACCAACTCCCCATCTGGACGGCGCGCCGCGCCGCCGAGGGGAAGCCGTTCGTGCACGACCCGCGACGCCGCGAATGCACCCTGTGCTCGGTGACCAGTTTCACGGTGCGAGACGGAGCCATCACGTCGGTCTCCTACGCGGAGCCCGTCGCCGACCTGCTGCCCGCGACCACGAAGCGCAAGTTCAAGGTCGGCACGTGAGGCGCCTGCTGGCGGTCGCGGCCCTGATGGTCCTGACCGCCTGCTCCGCGCCGACCGAAGGCGGGGCGGATGGCCAGGGTGGCGTCGGCTTCCAGAGCGGCGACGGCGCGTTCACGATCGTTCCGGCCGACAAGCGCGTCGAGGCCCCCGTGCTGGAGGGCCCGACGGTCGACGGGGGAACCGCGTCGACCGCAGACCTGGCGGGCAAGATCATCATCGTGAACGTGTGGGGCTCCTGGTGCGCCCCTTGCCGCGCAGAGGCCCCCGAACTGGTCAAGGCCGACGCGGAACTCGACGACGACGTCGCCTTCCTGGGCGTCAACACCCGCGACCTCGACGTCGCGCCCGCCCGGGCATTCGAGCGCAGCTTCGGGCTCACCTACCCGAGCATCTACGACCCCAACGGCAAACTGCTGCTCGGCTTCGGCCAACTGCCGCCGAAGGCGATCCCCAGCACCGTCGTGATCGACGCCGACGGCAAGGTCGCCGCGCGGGTGCTCGGCGAGGTCAACGCCACCACGCTGGCGGGCATCGTCGACGACGTCAGGGGCGCGTGATGCTCCTCGAGAGTTGGGCGACAGACGCGCTGACTTCCTCGATG is a genomic window containing:
- the radA gene encoding DNA repair protein RadA, which produces MAKKQDTYACTECGWTSTRWVGRCGECQAWGTVAERGAPKLRSVASSVPVDKAVPISQVPTDKAARKLTTIAELDRVLGDGLVPGAVVLLAGEPGVGKSTLLLDVAAKWARSGETTLYISGEESASQVRLRAERTGAIDDSLYLASENDLGTVLGHVESVRPSLLVIDSVQTIATAEADGAPGGPSQVREVTGALARVAKREAMAVIVVGHVTKDGAIAGPRTLEHLVDVVLTFEGDRHSGFRMVRATKNRFGPADEVGCFEMSETGIVEVPDPSGLFTTAHSEPVPGTCVTVTLEGRRPLLAEIQALVAPSPNQSSPRRTTHGLDNSRIAMVLAVLERKARLPLSAVDVYVSTVGGARVTDPSVDLSAAIAIASASLDRHYPRRLLALGEVGLAGDLRRVPGVERRLAEAARLGFELAIVPTGSRDVTVKVPRLGGLKVVEVASLADALGVLDLRRSAKE
- a CDS encoding histidine phosphatase family protein — protein: MENASIVHVMRHGQVENPTGVLYGRLPGFALSALGREMAERMGQYWADVPLTHLRCSPLQRAQETMAPTAARHADLTIVPDDRVIEAENRFEGMTFGKDNAALRNPRMFWHMRNPLRPSWGEPYTAIAARMRAAIGDAAVAAGVGGQALIVSHQLPIWTARRAAEGKPFVHDPRRRECTLCSVTSFTVRDGAITSVSYAEPVADLLPATTKRKFKVGT
- a CDS encoding 30S ribosomal protein bS22, with product MGSVIKKRRKRMAKKKHRKLLKRTRIQRRRAGK
- a CDS encoding glutaredoxin family protein, with the translated sequence MRSTCEELGVGWRLLDVDTDEQLKAKYTDHVPVTFVDQELLGYWFVDDEALREALRRGTPRPITDDWLLAHH
- a CDS encoding TlpA family protein disulfide reductase — protein: MVLTACSAPTEGGADGQGGVGFQSGDGAFTIVPADKRVEAPVLEGPTVDGGTASTADLAGKIIIVNVWGSWCAPCRAEAPELVKADAELDDDVAFLGVNTRDLDVAPARAFERSFGLTYPSIYDPNGKLLLGFGQLPPKAIPSTVVIDADGKVAARVLGEVNATTLAGIVDDVRGA
- a CDS encoding VOC family protein; amino-acid sequence: MHVDHLMFATGPDGLKAEATRLAEALGTEYKDGGFHPRFGTRNHIIPLTDARYIEVVEVLDHPAADKAAFGQAVRARSDMGGGWLGWVVSVADISAYELRLERSAVPGSRQFPDGRRLEWSQIGIRGLIADPQLPYFLEWKSDDSLRPGALPGDVSLDSMQISGSADRLSEWLGIEVGDELDGVALDLVAPRGMPGINSVTFRNPAGDLITI
- a CDS encoding CPBP family intramembrane glutamic endopeptidase, whose protein sequence is MTTPLAAEVGVSRRTLGWEMGVVLLLSLGQSAVYSILRIVDLLTREQALSQQQTTMNTAQVPDRPWLDALYQVANIVFPLMPVVLCLYLLWAVYRPAEGPFRAMGFDLRHPGFDLAKGFGIFAGIGVLGLAFYLFAVAIGINTQINTSGLQFTVVNVVVLILRAIMNGVLEEVVMVGYLFTRWAQLGGNMWVMVVVSAVIRGGYHLYQGFGGFIGNLVMGLVFGALFLKWLKGRVMPLVVTHSLLDIVAFLGAPLLPWLMSLIGR
- a CDS encoding sugar phosphate isomerase/epimerase family protein, whose product is MPQSKILLSTTSVYPEASTSAFELASDLGFDGVELMVGVDSLSTDIDSVAKLADYHGVPVMSVHAPTLLVTQGTWGSDSWDKLRRSGEAVARLGGNVVVVHPPFRWQREYGAGFVAGIKDLNATSEVMFAVENMYPWRTPGRHFQAYLPGWDPTPYDYDHLTLDLSHASTSQRQSLDLVHAWGKRLAHVHLTDGRGSFKDEHLMPGEGDQAAWELVEYLARTGYTGHIVLEVSSRRARSRHEREVLLGESLESIRKAVAAGLAGA
- a CDS encoding aspartate-semialdehyde dehydrogenase; this translates as MRVGVFGATGQVGGVMRRLLEERNYPVDQIRYFASSRSAGSKLPWKDTEVVVEDIATADFAGLDVALFSAGGSTSKQYAERVAAAGATVIDNSSAWRMDPRVPLIVSEVNPGDVAAAEIGIIANPNCTTMAAMPVIKPLHDAAGLEAMQVTTFQAVSGSGLKGVEALATQFGQIDDPRVLAHDGSAFQPGDTAPYVAPIAYNVVALAGSIVDDGEGETDEEKKLRNESRKILHLPDLLVAGTCVRVPVFSGHSLSVHARFDRDITPDEARELLAAAPGVELADVPTPLLAAGADPSLVGRIRQDQSIEGKKGLVLFLSNDNLRKGAALNAIQIAELLVR
- the proC gene encoding pyrroline-5-carboxylate reductase; its protein translation is MRIAVIGAGAMGEALLSGWIASGVAPTDIAIVDAYPPRVVELEERHGVTGVDLAAAAGQAETLVLAVKPYQMDAILAELAGHLHDDALVVSIAAGVSLDRLQKALPGVSVVRVMPNTPALVGKGMAGIVPGAEASAAQVDRVQELLDAVGRSIITDEAHLDALTALSGSGPAYLFYVAEAMIEGGVHQGLTRPEATALVNQTFVGAAAMLAESGRSATVLREMVTSPAGTTAAALRSLDDHGVRAAFLDAVQACARRGAEMATE
- a CDS encoding uroporphyrinogen-III synthase is translated as MTESLHPVSPASPPEYEATSGSVTFVGSGPGDLGLLTLSGSRALTFADVIIVDPAIDVDHVRALVSAHSQIRVSKGDEDAGLILRSIAQGLKVVRLHSGDYFTDADADSVLAEVLTQAGLHANVVPGVNRWSAALSYGAVTASAAFAALDATLGVPDVEEWPHAQTLIIRAKGSDSARVASAATQRYTSNGTVLSLEKMGTTSQVSDLITWRDVTVSDADERFFIVGPGIDENHRSRFAWFEGKPLFDWRVIVPRTKDDLNSLIEELDHYGATSEIVATMSIEPPRTEQAMEKAVRGLVDGRYLWLVFTSPHAVTAIAERLTEYGLDSRALSGISLAAVGSGTTEALARLGLVPDLTPVVENTTGALANEFPAYDDLIDPLNRVLVPSADVAVEPLLVGLSRLGWDVEEVTAYRTVRAAPPPADVRDDIKTGMFDAVLFTSATAVRNMIGIAGKPHAATVVAAIGPATAAACEMHGLRVDVVAETPTFESVAEALARFADRRRADQVAAGLPTTKPSQRKRRKRRKVVEPAE
- a CDS encoding HEAT repeat domain-containing protein, which translates into the protein MDDWLRIGEVARRTGLTHRTLRHYDEIGLLQPSGRTDVDYRLYSRADLDRLFSIQQLKALGLSLTEVAAALDEGVDAAELLGRHAEVVEARIAEERELLATLRRLQAAADTGWDEVLGAIELTQRLRHPDASVRFRTTLTDAPRAPVDVLIELLSDPADGVREGATWAVAQRRDVRPELVERMLHGDQRTRHSLAHTLGKLRDPEGVAALAVLLADQDEAVAAKAAFALGQVGGVPAAEALVAGLGDARELVRDESGSALARTPEGIPLLILALRDASATVREEAADALGQAASVVSVPALIATLDDDVEAVRFAALVALGQVDDERAGRAIGEAVDSPDVRTRLVARRLVADAQAR